ACGCACACACGGCCAACCTGCATCACCGAGCACCATGGGTAAAGAACTGGCTAACTCAGCCTATCGCCTATCACGCCAGCTTGATCAAGCAAAATCTGTTAAGCTACTGGGCAAAATTAATGGTGCTGTGGGTAACTACAATGCACACCTTGCAGCTTATCCAAATTTCGATTGGGCGAACTTCGCCAAAAGCTTTATCGCCTCTCTTGGCCTTGAACAAAACCCCTATACCACCCAAATCGAGCCACATGACTATATCGCCGAGCTATTTCACGCGGTGAGCCGCTTTAATACGGTTTTGGTTGATTTTGACCGTGATGTCTGGGGTTATATCGCCCTCAATTACTTCAAACAAAAAACCGTCGCTGGTGAAGTCGGCTCTTCAACCATGCCTCATAAAGTCAACCCCATTGATTTTGAAAATTCAGAGGGTAACTTAGGCATTGCCAATGCACTACTCGAGCACTTTGCTCATAAACTGCCTATCTCTCGCTGGCAGCGTGATCTGACTGACTCCACCGTTCTGCGTAATATCGGCGTCGGTTTCGCTCACAGCTTAATCAGTTATCAAGCCACCCTAAAGGGCTTGAGCAAGCTTGAGATCAATGAAGAGACTTTGCTTGCTGACTTAAGCAGCAACGTTGAAGTTTTAGGTGAAGCTGTGCAAACCGTCATGCGCCGCTATGGCATTGCCAACCCCTACGAGCAACTTAAAGAACTCACTCGCGGTCGTCGTATTACCTTAGAGGATATGCATCAGTTTATTAATCAGCTCGATTTGCCCGAAACAGTTAAAACAGAACTTAAAAAACTCACTCCGGCAAACTACATCGGTTCAGCAATTCAGCAAACAAGCCTGTTAGGCTAGCATCAAATAAAAACTAAAATTAAAACTTTAGTTTTAAAATAATATCAAGGGCTTTTTAAGCCCCTTTTTTATTAATAACTACTTTGACTATATTTCAATACCACTCAGCTCATATTAAAATAGCCCTTTACTTTTAATAAAATTATCTTTTACAATAATTTTCAGCGTTCATAGTCCATCGCACAAAGGAAGCATTATGGTTATTTATGAAACGAATCTAGTCATCCAACCCGTTATCTATGACCGCTATATCCATTGGCTTCATAGCCATATCAAAGAACTACTCTCTTTGCCAGGCTTTTATTCAGCGCAACTCCTCCATGAATTATCGTCAGAGGCTGATTATTACGAGCACCGCTGCACTATTGTTTATAAAATCGACTCCATGAAGACACTGGACTATTTTTTCACTCACCATGCAAGTAAAGTTCAACACGATAACCCTATCGACTTTCCCGAGGGAATCAGCAGCAATTATCGTGTTTTTGAAGTATCAACAGAAGTGGTTAATCACTAAAATAAAAAGCGGTATGTCTCACCGTACTACCCGCATATGATAGTACGGAGCCTAGCTTTCTTCTGTATGATGAAGGGTGTGGCATCAACGAGGTATTATCAGGAATGAGTCACTCGAGGACGCCCTTCTATTATGCTAGATAAAGCGCCTGTTGTTGATACGATATCAGTCATATCAAAACCTGCTTTATCAAATAAATCTTTAAAATCCTTTTCCGTTCGTTGTTTTCCTGATAAGTAAATCATCATTTCAACGTCTCTTAATTTCTCTCTTATGCCAGAATCATCCGTTGGTACAACCACATCGATCACTAACAATTTAGCTTTATTGTGCATTTGTAGTCGACAATTGCTTAAAATCTTAACGGCTTTGTCATCATCCCAGTTATGCAATACTTTACGCATTAAATAAACGTCCCCACCACTTGGTACGGATTTGAAAAAATCGGTAGGTATAAATTGGCAGCGTTCACTTAAACCTCGATTGGTTAGTTTTTCTTTTGCTACTGCTAAAACTTCCTCTCTATCAGCAAGAATACCTTTAATATTAATATTTTTTTCTAAGATTCCGCCGATCAGGCCACCTTCCCCTGAACCAATATCAACTAATGTATTAACATCGCTGGGGTTAAAGTTATTAATAATATTATTCAAATCAATATTGGTCAGATTGTCCATCGCCTTACCAAAAAGAGCTTCATCATCAGGATTGTCATGTAAATGTGTATATAAGCCAGACTGGAAAATTGTATCAAATGCTGTTTTGCCGCTTTTGACAGAATCAAATAAGGCCCCTTGAGGTTTCCATCCCATATGCCCAGCATTTAACATAGAAATATAACGTAAACTATCTTTGTGGTCAGAGAGAAGAAACTGACTCATTGGTGTCAACTCATATTTATGATCTGAACTCTCTCCGAAGACTCCAAGCGCAACTAACGGCCTCATCAAACGATATAGCGATTGAGTATCAGCCTCTACTTTAGAAGCTAACTCATTTATGTTTAATGGCTGATCTTTAAGCATATCAGCAATACCTAACTTTGCAGCAACTCCAACAAGTTGGCCGGCAAGAGAGACCAGAGTAAAATCTATCATTTGTTCTTTGGGATTGTTATTTCCCATAAAATTTTCTTTATTCACTTTATTACCCTTACATCGAGGTGATCTCGACCAATTGACAAATAGTTAACAACACGACTTCACTACTATAGCATTAATTTAGTTGAGCTTGACCCCTACCAACTCGCTTAAGCCCAAATTTGAAAATTTCTCTTCATAATCCAGTGTATGCATTTGAATAGGTATAACGATAGCTATTGCGCTATCTTTAACAACAAGGTTGTTGATCCTACCATTGTGCATATATAGCTAAAAATAGAAGGTTTCTTCTCTGCCTTTGCACTGCTGGATTCATATTCTCCATTCTAACCACCCCCTCTTATGCAGTTATGGTTAGAGTAGGCTAGTTTAGTGAATGCCGCATTAATTCACTGTGGACTCATATAGTTTGCCAGCCTA
This genomic stretch from Piscirickettsia litoralis harbors:
- a CDS encoding methyltransferase, with the protein product MNKENFMGNNNPKEQMIDFTLVSLAGQLVGVAAKLGIADMLKDQPLNINELASKVEADTQSLYRLMRPLVALGVFGESSDHKYELTPMSQFLLSDHKDSLRYISMLNAGHMGWKPQGALFDSVKSGKTAFDTIFQSGLYTHLHDNPDDEALFGKAMDNLTNIDLNNIINNFNPSDVNTLVDIGSGEGGLIGGILEKNINIKGILADREEVLAVAKEKLTNRGLSERCQFIPTDFFKSVPSGGDVYLMRKVLHNWDDDKAVKILSNCRLQMHNKAKLLVIDVVVPTDDSGIREKLRDVEMMIYLSGKQRTEKDFKDLFDKAGFDMTDIVSTTGALSSIIEGRPRVTHS
- a CDS encoding DUF4286 family protein yields the protein MVIYETNLVIQPVIYDRYIHWLHSHIKELLSLPGFYSAQLLHELSSEADYYEHRCTIVYKIDSMKTLDYFFTHHASKVQHDNPIDFPEGISSNYRVFEVSTEVVNH
- the purB gene encoding adenylosuccinate lyase translates to MQLSTLTAISPVDGRYASKVEPLRHIFSEYGLIYYRTVVEVRWLEALANQPEITEIKPLSATATTLLNRIIEDFDISAADKVKEIESTTNHDVKAVEYYIKDRLKADKETEHLVEWTHFACTSEDINNLSYALMLKAACEQSIFPHMEEVINKIKGLAKEFQRIPLLSRTHGQPASPSTMGKELANSAYRLSRQLDQAKSVKLLGKINGAVGNYNAHLAAYPNFDWANFAKSFIASLGLEQNPYTTQIEPHDYIAELFHAVSRFNTVLVDFDRDVWGYIALNYFKQKTVAGEVGSSTMPHKVNPIDFENSEGNLGIANALLEHFAHKLPISRWQRDLTDSTVLRNIGVGFAHSLISYQATLKGLSKLEINEETLLADLSSNVEVLGEAVQTVMRRYGIANPYEQLKELTRGRRITLEDMHQFINQLDLPETVKTELKKLTPANYIGSAIQQTSLLG